The genomic interval CGCGGGACAAAGGAGATTTGAGCGAAAATGCCGAATATGATGCAGCAAAAGATGCTCAGGGCTTGCTGGAATTGAAAATATCAAAACTGGAAGAATTGGTAGCACAAGCACGTGTTGTGGACGAATCTATGATTGACACCTCGAAAGTTTCCATTTTATCGAAGGTGAAAATCCGCAACAAGGCCAACGGTCAGCAGGTAGAATACATGCTTGTAGCCGAAGAAGAAGCAGACCTGAAACAGGGCAAAATATCGGTAAAATCGCCCATTGGACAAGGTTTGCTTGGCAAAAAGCAAGGTGAATTGGCAGAAATTACAACGCCTCGCGGTAAAATGGAGTTTGAAATTCTTGAAATCAGCCGCTAAAAGTGAACAGCCTGATTAAATACTTCTTTCGGGGGCTGCTGTTGGTCGTACCTATTGTGCTGACAGTAGCCACCCTTGTTTTTATTTTTAACTGGCTGGATGGCATGTTGCCCTTGCGTATCCGCGGGCTGGGTTTCTTCATCATTGTTTTTGGAATTACCTTTCTGGGACTGCTGACTTCCAAACTCAAACTGCTGCAACCCTTGGTGCGATGGTTTGAAGATACCCTCTCCGACTTGCCGGTTGTAGGTTTATTATACAGTTCCTTTAAGGAGCTGGTATCGGGCATTGTGGGCGAACAACAAAAGTTTACCCATCCGGTAATGGTGCGCTTAAATGCTGAAAATGAGGTGTTTCGCATTGGCTTTATTACGCAGCACGACCTAACGCATGTAGGAATAGACGACTTGGTAGCCGTATTTTTTCCACATTCCTACAATATTTCCGGCAACCTCTACTTGGTACCGCGTAAAAATATTCAACCATTGCCTACACAAGGCGCAGAAACGATGCGCTTTCTCATGTCGGGTGGAGTCGTAGAACTGAACCATAAAGATACGGAACAGACAGACGCTTAACACCGTATGAACAGCGACTTTACACCTATTAAGCATTGGGCAGAAGACGACCGCCCGCGCGAGAAATTACTCCACAAAGGACGCGCAGCACTTTCCGATGCAGAATTAATTGCTATTTTACTGGGTACGGGAACAACCTCGCTTTCGGCCGTAGATTTAGCCAAGCAAATACTATCCGCTGCTGACAATAATTTATACAATTTGGCGCGGTTTTCCATTAAAGACCTGCAAAAATTCAAAGGCATTGGCGAAGCAAAGGCAATAACCATTGCCGCTGCGCTGGAATTGGGCAGACGGCGCAAAGAAACCGAAGTTCCCAAGCGGGTACGCATCCGCTCCTCGCGCGATTGCTACGAAGCTATCCGACCGCATTTGGCTGATATTCAGCATGAAGAGTTTTGGATACTCCTGCTCAGTCGTGCCAATGAAATTATGCAAAAAGTCAATATCAGCAGCGGTGGCGTATCAGGCACTGTCGTTGACCCGAAAATCATCTTTAAAACAGCACTTGAACACACGGCAAGCGGGCTCATACTGGTGCATAACCATCCCTCGGGCAATTTAACCCCCAGCCAAGCCGATATTGACCTGACCGCAAAACTAATCGCCGCCGGAAAAGTGCTGGAAATAACGGTTCTTGACCACTTGATTTATACCGACAACGGCTATTTCAGTTTTATGGACGAGGGGATGATGCACTGATTAAACCGTTTCCCACAACATACCCACTATCAGGCGTTCCAATTGAGGCTCCGCATTGCGAGCGGCAGCCAGCACGTCTTCCAAAGTTATTTTTTGTATTTTTCCGGGGCTACACAGGTCTGTAATCACAGAAACGGCAAATACGGGCAAGTGCATATGGCGTGCCGCAATCACTTCGGGGACAGTGGACATACCGACAGCATCTGCCCCTATGATGCTCAACATGCGGTATTCGGCAGGTGTTTCCAAGTTAGGCCCCGGCACGCTTGCATAAACACCTTTTTGCAGTTTAATGCCTTCTCTTGCCGCAATTTTTTCGGCCAGTGCAATCAGTTGCGGGTCATAGGCCTCGCTCATATCGGGAAAACGTTCGCCTAAAGCCGGAATATTGGTGCCTCGCAGCGGATTATCGGGCTGCAAGTTGATGTGGTCGCTGATGAGCATGAGGTCGCTCAGGGCAAAGTCGGGATGTAAACCTCCGGCCGCATTGGATACAAACAACTGCCTGATTCCCAGTAGCTTCATTACGCGAACGGGAAAAACAACCTGTTGCATGGTGTAGCCCTCGTAGTAGTGCAACCGCCCTTGCATCATCACGACGGGATGCCCTGCAATTGTGCCGAACAACAGCCGCCCGGGATGTCCTTCCACCGTAGAAATCGGAAAATGAGGAATTTGTGTATAACTGATGCTGTGCTCAATACGCATGGCCTGCGCCAAACCGCTTAAACCCGTGCCGCTGATAATGCCTGTGGTGCAAGGCGCATCGGTAATGCTGCGGATGTAGCCTGCTGCTTCTTCAATTTGCTGAAATGTCATGTGGTTTTGTGTATTTTTGTGCGATTTGTCGCCTGCTTCCCATGAAAAAAATTTTGTTCAACAATATTACGATAATTGATGAAAACTCAACTTTTCATCGCCAAAAAACCAATGTACTGATTGCCAACGGAGATATTGCGGCCATAGGCAGTTCGGTAGAAGCAGGCGATGCGGAAGTGATAGCCGCCGAAGGGCTGATGGTTTCTCCGGGCTGGGTAGATATGCGCAGCCTGAGCGGGCAACCCGGCTACGAACACCGCGAAGCGCTGCAAAGCCTTGCGGCAGTAGCGGCAGCCGGTGGCTTTACCGATGTGGCGCTGCTGCCCAATACCAACCCCGTTATGCAAACGGCTGATGCAGTGGCTGCCGTCAAAAACTTTCGCAGCGAGTTTCCTGTTGCATTTCACCCCATTGCCGCTGCCTCTGTGGATGCCAAAGGCGAAGAAATGAGCGAATTGATCGATTTGCACCATGCAGGTGCTGTTGCATTTTCCGACGGCATCTATACCACTTACAAAACAAGCCTGATAATCAAGATTTTACTGTATATCAAACAGTTTGACGGATTGTTTATCAATGTGCCCAATGAAAAAAGTCTGGCAGAGTACGGGCAAATGCACGAGGGTGTGCAAAGTACTTTGCTCGGATTGAAAGGTATCCCCCATTTGGCAGAGGAAATGGGCATCCATCAACTCCTGCAACTGCTGAATTATACAGGTGGAAAATTGCACTTTTCCTGTATCAGTTCTGCGGAAGGCGTAAACCTTGTTCGCCAAGCCAAAGCACAAGGTTTTGCCGTTACGGCCGATGTAGCCAGCTACCATTTGGCATTTACTGATGAAGACCTGCATGGTTTTGATACCAACTTAAAGGTAATGCCGCCGCTGCGAACGGCCGCCGACCGCGCTGCGCTCATAGAAGGACTGGCAGACGGTACAATAGATGCACTCGTGGCTAACCACTTGCCGTTGGATACCGAAGCCAAGGCGCTTGAATTTGACCTTGCCGACTTTGGTATGATTAATTTGCAAACAAGTTTTGCCGTGGCTAATACTTTCGGCAAATTTTCGCCGGAAAAAATAGTGGAACTGCTGGCAGTTAATCCCCGCCGCATTTTAGGGCTTCCTCCAATGGCCATACAACCCAACGTCCCTGCGCATCTGACCATTTTTCACCCATCGGAAACGTGGACGTTTGACCAAAGTACCAACCGCTCGCTGTCGGCCAACTCTCCGTTTTTCGGGCAAACCTTCATCGGCCGCGTGTATGGAACGGTAAGAGACGGCAAATGGCACCAATAAGCGCACACGCGGGAATAATCGTTTTTTTTGATTATAGGCAGAATTTGAAAACCTACTGTTGAATAATTTTACACATGCCGCTAATTTCAGGCGGATGGCTTGATTTTTTTCAGATACTCCAACTAAGTGAGTGAGCAAATTAGAACGTACTACATTGCTTGACGTTTAATCCACCACAAGAATACAAATACACAAGATTTTGTGTTCTTGTGCGTTTGTGGTAAATATAGGTATGTGCGCAAAATTGACCACTTACTTAATATCACAGGCTTCATAAAAATTGCTGTTGCGGGTGGTTATCGCATGGTGAACGGGGTTGCCGTAGATGGGTATAACAACTCTGATTTCAGTAGCCCGACAGCTTCCGTGTCGTTTAAATTTTAAATTTGGCCTCTTCGGACAGCGTATCAAACAGTAAGAACCGATTACACCTCATCAAAAAAGCCACCCCGCAGGATGGCTTTTTTTTGATGTATGTACTGTGTATGAATGACTTAGTTACCACGACCGCCGCGACCACCGGCAGAGCGCTCATATCCACCGCCGCTGCTACCACCATAGCTACCTCCGAAACCACTGCTTCTGCCGCTGTTCAGGCTTCCACTGTTGTAGTTTGAGTTGCGGAAACCATCGCTATTGTAGCCTGACTGACGGTATTCATAGTTGGATGAACGACCCGTAGCCCACTCACTCTGACCCGCATAGCCGGAAGAACGACCGGAGTTATACTCATTGGTAGTGTATGCGCCACGGCCGGCACTTGAATTGTCAAAGCTACCGTAGCGGCTGCTTCGTACAGTGTTTTCTTCTGTTCTGCCGCCGCGTGCGTATTCGTCGGCGCGGGCGCGCACAGGTGTATAAACGCCGCTGCGGTCTGTACGAGCACCGTATTGTACGTTGTTCATCGCCGTTCTGTCAATCACTACCACACCCGGGCGGAAATAAGGATTCCAGAAACTGTTCATGCCCCAAGCATTACCCCAGAACGGGTCCCACATCATCATGCGGTTCATCATCCAAGGGTCGTTCCAGCCCATCATCATCGGGTTCATGCCCCATGGCGACATCATACTTGTACCCCAGAAAGGGTCCCACATCATCATGCGGTTCATCATCCAAGGGTCATTCCAGCCCATCATCATCGGGTTCATACCCCACATATTCATGCGCGCGGTCATGAAAGGCGACATTCCCCAAAAAGCAGCGTTACCGAACGACATATTCCAGCCGTTGTTCCAAAAACCACCGGTTGCAGGCGCATTCCAGTTGCGGTAAGCACCGGCAAACGCATTGTTTTGATTATAGTCTTTGCGGAAATACGGCAATACAGAAATATTGCCTCCTTGGGCATTTTCTCTAAACTCAGGGTTTGCAAACTTTGATTTTACAGGATCATTGGCAAACGCTGTATTAGCACTTCCTAAAACTGTCGGTTGAGTTAAAACGGCATTGGAATAAGCCACTTTTCCTCTGTCTTTAGGAGTAAAATATACATCGTCATACTCTTGCGCCATCAGCCAATGGCTGCTGCCCGCAAGGCAGATGGTTGTTAAAGCAATCATGAACTTCTTCATAAGCACGGAAGTTTAATCGGTTGTATTAGTGTGTACGTAAAATTAAACATTGCAGATGCAATATCACATACTTTTAACAATTTTCATGCGTATGTTTGTTCTGGATTTAACAAAGTTTTCAGTGAAAAAGTATTTAACCGAACAACACGAAGAATTTGCCAATGCACTGACACACGGCTTGGGGGCATTGCTAAGCCTGATTGGCAGTTGGTTGTTGATTGAAAAAGCACTGACTGTTCAAAATCAGCGCCTGTTGCTCAGTTTTATTATCTACGGAGGAGGCATTTTCTTTCTCTTTCTTGCATCAACGCTCTATCATAGTTTCAAGCACGAAGCCGTTAAAAAGCGATTGCAGGTAATTGACCATATCGGAATTTATCTGATGATTGCAGGAACTTACACCCCCTTTGCCATGATTACCATTGACCGATGGTGGGGCGATTTGCTGCTGTGGATGGTTTGGGGAATTGCATTGGTTGGCATTGTCTTTAAAATTTTCTTTACAGGTAAATTTAAAATACTTTCCACAGCTATTTATTTAGGCATGGGATGGTTGGCAGTCATAGCGGCTAAACCTATGTACGAAGCCATTCCTTTGAACGGTATCTTGTTGATTGTTGCAGGCGGCCTCTTGTTCTCTGCCGGCACAATTTTCTACCTGTGGGAAAAACTTCGCTTTAATCACGCCATCTGGCATTTATTCGTATTGGGCGGCGGCATTTGCCACTTTTTCGCCATCTTTTTTTACAGCTATCCGCAATAATGAAATCTTACCCCTTTACCGTAGTTTACGAAGATAACCACCTACTGGTGGTCAATAAACAGAGCGGCATACCTTCGCAAGGCGACCTTACGGGTGATTTGGCAATTACAGATTATGCAAAAGAGTATTTGAGAGATAAATACAACAAACCCGGCAATATTTTTTGCGGATTGGTACATCGTTTAGACCGTCCTGTCAGCGGGCTGATGGTTCTTGCCAAAACATCAAAAGCATTGGCACGTATGAACGAAATTTTCCGCAGCCGACAGGTACAAAAAATCTACCTTGCCATCAGCAGCCGCAAACCTGAAAACGAAAACGGCAAATTGGTGCATTGGCTTACCAAAAACCCGAAAACCAATATCAGCCGTGCCCATGCGCAGGAGGTAAAAAACAGCGACCGCGCCGAGCTCGATTATCAGTTAGTTGCTGTCATTGGCGACAAGTCACTTATTGAGGTTAGACCGCTTACCGGGCGGGGACATCAAATTCGGGTACAGCTATCGGCTATGGGATGCCCTATTTGGGGCGATGCTAAGTACGGTTCAAAAGTGCAAGATAGCCCCGGAACCATTTGCCTTCATGCTTACCGCATCAGTTTTGAGCATCCGGTGCAAAAAACGCAGGTAACATTTACCGCACCGCCGCCTTTTGAACGGCCTGTATGGAAACTATTTCAGGGGGTAATCGGCTAATCGGTCAGCAAATTATTGTCCTGCCTGTAACGGCGGCGCGTTTCTATTTTCTGCTTTTCGCGCTGGATAATCAAAGCGGCAATATTGAGTGCTACCGTATCCGATGTGCCCGAGTGAATGGCCTGACGCAACATGCGCTCGCTGATGTCCATCCGATAAGCGGCAGCAAACAGCCGATGACGGTCGTTGTCTAAGAGGTAGCGTACTAAATCTGTCAGTTTGCCGAGCAATATTTCCTCGCTTGTAGCAGCAAAAAGCGGTTGAAGTTCGCGGCTGTCAATATCCAAATGTTGCCCCAAAAGGGTGCAAACCTCTTCCAGTTCGTTCATTTCGGTTTAAAGTAGGTGATAGATGCCCTGAAGTTGTAAAAAATCGGCCAAGGTTTGGCAGTTATGAAAAAGATTGTGGCAGGTTTCAGGCGGTAATTGCCGGATTTCATCCCATGTGAGCCACTCTACGTGGTCTATCCGTTGCTTGTCTGAGGGCAACTCGGGGTCTGTGCCTATTTGCAGGCTGCCGGAAATAATTTTTACACTGAAAAAAAATTCAATTGCATGAAGCGGCGGCTTAATCACCTGATTGGCACAAATAAAACGCTCAATGGCTATCTGTAAGCCTGTTTCTTCGGCAAACTCTCTGCAAAGCGCATCTTCCAGCGTTTCGCCGAATTGCACGCCGCCACCCGGAGGCAGCCAAAAATGGCCTGCCGCACCAAAGTTTTGAAGCCTGAGCAACAAGATACGGTCATTCTCTACGCAAATACCGCCGACTCGCACACGCACCCTGCCGCTGTATGCCGACAAATCAGTCATTGGCTGCCACGTCCTTACCTACCATTCGCAATACTTCTTCCGGCACTTTTTCAAAGTCCATTACAATGAAGCCGTCCAAAGCGTTATTAAAATTAGGGTCTACATTAAAGCCGATAATTTTTGCATTGAGTTGCAAGATGTACTTTTTCAGCAGTACAGGCAACTTGCTGTGCGATGATTCTATAGCAGAGATTAACAAATCCAACTCTTTGATATCCTGAAACTTAGGCAATAAAAGTGCCTCTGAACCATCTTTGAGTTTAGGTTCAAACTTGCGGCGCGGCTTCACATATTTGGCAAGTTCGTAGTCAAAATAATTATCCTTGATTACCTTAACAACCAACTCTTTTGCCAAGTGCGAAAAAGTATTGCTGATGCTGACGGGGCCGATGAGATAGCGATATTCGGGGAATCTGCGCAGAATAATGAGTACGCCTTTCCAAAGCAACATGAGCGATACGTGCTTGCGCTGGTAGTCCTTCACGATAAAGGAGCGCCCCATTTCAATGGATTTTTTGAGCACAAAGGCAAATTTTTTGTCAATTTTAAACAAGGTGCTCAAATAAAAGCCTTTGATTTTGAATTTTGCGTACAGTTCTTTGCCTTTGCCCATCCGATACGCACCCACAATGCGCTTTGCCTCGTTGTCCCAAATGAACAAGTGGTGGTAATGCACATCGTACTCGTCAATATCAATGCTGTGGTTGGTGCCTTCGCCTTCCTCGCGGAAGGTAATTTCGCGCAGGCGGCCTATTTCGCGCAGTACATTGGGAATGACTGTTGCTTCCGAAAAAAAAACCTCGTAATTGCCGTGCGTAGTCAGCAGGTCTGTTGCGCGTATTTGCGCAATATCTGCTTCCAGCAACTCAACGGCAACGGGCGGAACAATGGGCTCTGGCTCTGCCACGCGCTTAAACGGATTTCGAAAAAACGGTTTGAGTTTCAGCGAAGAACCCAGTGCATAGGTGCGTGCACGCAAATATCGCAGCATCTGGTCGCTATCTTCAAAACTGCTCAGCTCGCTGTACGGAATAGGCTTGCCTATACGCACTTGAATTTTGTTTTCCGTTTTGTTAAGCATTTCGGAAGGCAGCCGCGCAGTTCTCAGATTAGGATGTATGATACCTAAAATATTGAAAAACACACTGTTATGCCCTGAAAAATATACAGGCACCACATCTACTTTGGCTTTCTGAATAATTTTGCCTACCAGCGGATGCCACTGCTTGTCGGTGATTTTTTTGCTGTCGGGCTGATAAGCGGAAACTTCACCCGCCGGAAAAATACCGACCGGACTGTTCTGCTTGATATGCTCTAAAACCGTTTTAACCCCCGTAATATTGACTTGTTTGTTCTTAGCACTGTCAAAAGGATTGACAGGAATGAAATAATGTTGGATAGGCTCAAAAGCATTGAGCAGGTAATTGGCCATCAAGCGGAAATCGGGGCGTATTTTATTGAAAATAGACATCAGAATCAGGCCGTCTATGCCGCCGTAGGGGTGATTGGCAACGACAATAAAAGGCCCCGTGCGGGGAATATTGGCCTCCTCTCCCTCTATGATTTCATATTTGACCTGAAACATTTCCAGCCCCCTGTCCACAAAGCCTACGCCGTCAAAACGGGCTGCCTCGTTATAGACCTCATTAATCTTGTCTAATTTGAGCAATTTCATCAAAGGCTTAGCCAACAACTGCAATTGCAGTTTGTCTAAATTCAGCGAGCGCGCAAATTCTTCAGGACTGATGAGTGTTCTATTTGGCATATGTTAAGTTAATATGTTTACATTTTCTACAAGCAACGGCAAACGTTTACATCAAACGCTTGATAATATTTTCAACCGTAATTCCTTCGGCTTCGGCTTTGAAGTTACGGACGATGCGATGGCGTAATACAGGTATGGCAACTGCCTGAACATCTTCTATATCGGGCGAATATTTGCCGTTGAGCAGTGCATTGCATTTGGCTGCCAAAATGAGATTTTGCGAAGCACGCGGCCCTGCACCCCATTCCAGATAATCGTTGGCTGTTGCAGCTGCCAGTTCTTTACCGGGGCGGGTTTTATGCACCAGTTTTACCGCATACTCTACCACATTGTCGGCAACGGGTACTTTGCGCACCAATTGCTGGAAGGCGATAATTTCGTTGGCATGGAGCACCGGCGAAATTTCATTGACCTTATTGGAAGTTGTGTTTTTAACAATTTCCAGCTCGGCATGATACGTTGGATAATCTAACCAGATATTGAACATGAATCGGTCTAACTGCGCTTCGGGCAGCGGATAAGTTCCTTCTTGCTCAATGGGGTTCTGGGTGGCCAACACAAAGAACGGGCGGTCTAAGGTATGAGACTGTCCGGCAACGGTTACGGCATACTCCTGCATGGATTCCAGCAAAGCCGCCTGCGTTTTGGGTGGCGTTCGGTTAATTTCGTCTGCCAGAATAACATTGGCGAAGATAGGGCCTCTGATAAATCGGAAATTTCGGTCTTTATCCAGCGTCTCCGCTCCCAGAATATCGGAAGGCATCAGGTCGGGCGTAAACTGAATACGGTTGAACTTTAAATCCAACGCTTTGGCAAGCGTTTGGATAAGGAGCGTTTTGGCAAGCCCCGGTACGCCTACCAACAGGCAGTGCCCCTGACAAAAAATGGCAGTTACCAACAAGCGAATTACTTCATCCTGCCCGATAATGACTTTGGTGATTTCTGCATTCAGTTTCTGAAAAGCTCCATGAAGAGCCTCAGCGGCGGCAACATCTGACGTGAACTTAACTTCCGACATTGGTGTGTTTTGTTTTATGAATTGGTTAGCTGTGAAAGACTACAAGTTAGAGAAAATTTTAAAAACCTTCTAACAGTTTGCAGCGGTCATATTCAGGGTCTATGTCAATAAACA from Rhodoflexus caldus carries:
- a CDS encoding NUDIX domain-containing protein, which translates into the protein MTDLSAYSGRVRVRVGGICVENDRILLLRLQNFGAAGHFWLPPGGGVQFGETLEDALCREFAEETGLQIAIERFICANQVIKPPLHAIEFFFSVKIISGSLQIGTDPELPSDKQRIDHVEWLTWDEIRQLPPETCHNLFHNCQTLADFLQLQGIYHLL
- a CDS encoding AAA family ATPase, which gives rise to MSEVKFTSDVAAAEALHGAFQKLNAEITKVIIGQDEVIRLLVTAIFCQGHCLLVGVPGLAKTLLIQTLAKALDLKFNRIQFTPDLMPSDILGAETLDKDRNFRFIRGPIFANVILADEINRTPPKTQAALLESMQEYAVTVAGQSHTLDRPFFVLATQNPIEQEGTYPLPEAQLDRFMFNIWLDYPTYHAELEIVKNTTSNKVNEISPVLHANEIIAFQQLVRKVPVADNVVEYAVKLVHKTRPGKELAAATANDYLEWGAGPRASQNLILAAKCNALLNGKYSPDIEDVQAVAIPVLRHRIVRNFKAEAEGITVENIIKRLM
- a CDS encoding lysophospholipid acyltransferase family protein, coding for MPNRTLISPEEFARSLNLDKLQLQLLAKPLMKLLKLDKINEVYNEAARFDGVGFVDRGLEMFQVKYEIIEGEEANIPRTGPFIVVANHPYGGIDGLILMSIFNKIRPDFRLMANYLLNAFEPIQHYFIPVNPFDSAKNKQVNITGVKTVLEHIKQNSPVGIFPAGEVSAYQPDSKKITDKQWHPLVGKIIQKAKVDVVPVYFSGHNSVFFNILGIIHPNLRTARLPSEMLNKTENKIQVRIGKPIPYSELSSFEDSDQMLRYLRARTYALGSSLKLKPFFRNPFKRVAEPEPIVPPVAVELLEADIAQIRATDLLTTHGNYEVFFSEATVIPNVLREIGRLREITFREEGEGTNHSIDIDEYDVHYHHLFIWDNEAKRIVGAYRMGKGKELYAKFKIKGFYLSTLFKIDKKFAFVLKKSIEMGRSFIVKDYQRKHVSLMLLWKGVLIILRRFPEYRYLIGPVSISNTFSHLAKELVVKVIKDNYFDYELAKYVKPRRKFEPKLKDGSEALLLPKFQDIKELDLLISAIESSHSKLPVLLKKYILQLNAKIIGFNVDPNFNNALDGFIVMDFEKVPEEVLRMVGKDVAAND
- a CDS encoding DUF502 domain-containing protein — protein: MNSLIKYFFRGLLLVVPIVLTVATLVFIFNWLDGMLPLRIRGLGFFIIVFGITFLGLLTSKLKLLQPLVRWFEDTLSDLPVVGLLYSSFKELVSGIVGEQQKFTHPVMVRLNAENEVFRIGFITQHDLTHVGIDDLVAVFFPHSYNISGNLYLVPRKNIQPLPTQGAETMRFLMSGGVVELNHKDTEQTDA
- the greA gene encoding transcription elongation factor GreA, translated to MPTYYTAEGLQKLKDELHELRTKGRAEIARQIAEARDKGDLSENAEYDAAKDAQGLLELKISKLEELVAQARVVDESMIDTSKVSILSKVKIRNKANGQQVEYMLVAEEEADLKQGKISVKSPIGQGLLGKKQGELAEITTPRGKMEFEILEISR
- a CDS encoding purine-nucleoside phosphorylase, with protein sequence MTFQQIEEAAGYIRSITDAPCTTGIISGTGLSGLAQAMRIEHSISYTQIPHFPISTVEGHPGRLLFGTIAGHPVVMMQGRLHYYEGYTMQQVVFPVRVMKLLGIRQLFVSNAAGGLHPDFALSDLMLISDHINLQPDNPLRGTNIPALGERFPDMSEAYDPQLIALAEKIAAREGIKLQKGVYASVPGPNLETPAEYRMLSIIGADAVGMSTVPEVIAARHMHLPVFAVSVITDLCSPGKIQKITLEDVLAAARNAEPQLERLIVGMLWETV
- a CDS encoding RluA family pseudouridine synthase → MKSYPFTVVYEDNHLLVVNKQSGIPSQGDLTGDLAITDYAKEYLRDKYNKPGNIFCGLVHRLDRPVSGLMVLAKTSKALARMNEIFRSRQVQKIYLAISSRKPENENGKLVHWLTKNPKTNISRAHAQEVKNSDRAELDYQLVAVIGDKSLIEVRPLTGRGHQIRVQLSAMGCPIWGDAKYGSKVQDSPGTICLHAYRISFEHPVQKTQVTFTAPPPFERPVWKLFQGVIG
- the trhA gene encoding PAQR family membrane homeostasis protein TrhA → MKKYLTEQHEEFANALTHGLGALLSLIGSWLLIEKALTVQNQRLLLSFIIYGGGIFFLFLASTLYHSFKHEAVKKRLQVIDHIGIYLMIAGTYTPFAMITIDRWWGDLLLWMVWGIALVGIVFKIFFTGKFKILSTAIYLGMGWLAVIAAKPMYEAIPLNGILLIVAGGLLFSAGTIFYLWEKLRFNHAIWHLFVLGGGICHFFAIFFYSYPQ
- the radC gene encoding RadC family protein, whose translation is MNSDFTPIKHWAEDDRPREKLLHKGRAALSDAELIAILLGTGTTSLSAVDLAKQILSAADNNLYNLARFSIKDLQKFKGIGEAKAITIAAALELGRRRKETEVPKRVRIRSSRDCYEAIRPHLADIQHEEFWILLLSRANEIMQKVNISSGGVSGTVVDPKIIFKTALEHTASGLILVHNHPSGNLTPSQADIDLTAKLIAAGKVLEITVLDHLIYTDNGYFSFMDEGMMH
- a CDS encoding dihydroorotase; its protein translation is MKKILFNNITIIDENSTFHRQKTNVLIANGDIAAIGSSVEAGDAEVIAAEGLMVSPGWVDMRSLSGQPGYEHREALQSLAAVAAAGGFTDVALLPNTNPVMQTADAVAAVKNFRSEFPVAFHPIAAASVDAKGEEMSELIDLHHAGAVAFSDGIYTTYKTSLIIKILLYIKQFDGLFINVPNEKSLAEYGQMHEGVQSTLLGLKGIPHLAEEMGIHQLLQLLNYTGGKLHFSCISSAEGVNLVRQAKAQGFAVTADVASYHLAFTDEDLHGFDTNLKVMPPLRTAADRAALIEGLADGTIDALVANHLPLDTEAKALEFDLADFGMINLQTSFAVANTFGKFSPEKIVELLAVNPRRILGLPPMAIQPNVPAHLTIFHPSETWTFDQSTNRSLSANSPFFGQTFIGRVYGTVRDGKWHQ